Genomic window (Candidatus Leptovillus gracilis):
ACGCCTGCACGGTAGCGGCGTGCAAGGTGGCCGCCGAATCGCTGACCATGCGCGCGCCGGTTGTGCCGTAGGCGGCGGGGTTGGCGACAACGCCGCTGGATGGCGACGGGGCGCAAGCGGCGAGAGAGAGAAGAAAAACGCAGAGGAGCAGAGGGGCGGAGGAGCGGAGGGGATGGAAGAGAAGTTCTCTGCTTCTCTGTTCCTCCGCTTCTCTGGGTTGATTCCGGGTGATTACCATTCGGTGTCCTCGGGGGATGATGGGGGTTGGTTGGGTGGCGGCAGTTGCGGCGGGCCGTAGCCATAGTTGGGTGGCAGGATGATGGGGTTGTTGGTTGGTTGGTCAGCGGGGTGGGGGGCGCGACGGCCGTTTCCACCCCCACGCCGTTTAACCTGCCGCAGCAGGCTGTTGGCCTGCTTGAGGAAGGGTGTGCCGACGACCATGCCGAAAAGCAGGACGATGACGACGAGGAAGAGGATGAAGGGCCAGAGGGAGCGCGACGGCCGTTCTAGCTCGCGCAGTTGTTGCAGTTCGTCGAGGGTGTCGGTGTGACGGAATTCGCGGATGAGGGCGGGCGACTGTTCGACGACGGCGGGGGTGGTTTCGCGCACGGCCGTGGACAGGGCCAGGAAAGCCAGGGCGCAGGCCAGAAAGGCAGCGGCGAGAAGGAGGGGGAGGATGTTTTTCATGACAAGGTTTTGGGAGATGAGAGGGAGAGATAGGGAGACAAGGAGACCGGGAGACCGGGAGAGGGGAAGTTCGTGTAGTGCGAATAGGTGAGGCAAGAGACTCATCCCTGTCGGATGCAGAACATCATCCTCAAAGCGTCTTCTTTCTTCACTCCGCACTCCCCATTCCGCATTCATAGGGCTGGGCGCTGGTAATGGCGATGGGGGCGGTGGTAGGCTCCTGCGGGCATGACGGCCGTTGCCAGTCCATAGCTGACGAGCTTGAGCAGCACCCAGGCGACGTAGACTTCATCTACGCCGACCCCGCCTTCCGGGTGGTCAAGTTGGTGTTCGGTGCAGGCTTCGAGGATTTCCGCCAGGGAGAGTGGGGTCTCCGGGCGGAGAATGGCGGCGATGTCCGCGCCGTGTTCCCGCCAGAAGGTGAAGGCTTCGGGAGCGAGGGGGCGGAAGGCCCCGTTGTGATGGGTGATCCGTAAGAATTTCATGGGTCTTACCTCCGGTTTGGTTTGCTGTTGACAGAAGCCGGATACCCGGTTGAAGCCGGGCATCCGTAAACCGAATAGCCCCACTAACAGAAACGGCCGTTTCCCAACCTCTGCAGGTAGAAAACGGCCGTTAACCTACCAGCCCAAAGGCGGGTAGATCAAAAAAGGCCACCCTGTTGAGGTGGCCTTTTGCTGTCAGTGGCAATACCCAGACAATTCCGAAATCCGCAATCGGAAATCCGCAATCGTTTGTGGTATTATCAACGCCAGCCCTCGGCCTGTTTCGAGCAGGACTTGGGTTAAACGTGACTTGAGAGATTCCACCCTCTCAGGTCACGTTGCGTTTTGGGCTATTCAGTTGAACGCATTATACTAGAGTATTCTAGTATAAGTCAATTATCATCAACCTGGATGTCACTACGATACACTCCCCTTGGCGCACGACTGCGAATATAATCTTCCATATTTTGGGGAGTTGTCAACCACATATTCCCGATTTTTTCTGCTTTCAAACGGCCTTTTTTCGCTAACTGCGTCAAATAATCCCGATTAAATCCATACAAATCGGCTGCTTCAGCAAGACCAATGAGGCGGGTTTTGTCGTCGGTGTCGTTCACAATTCACAATTCAAACTTCACAATTCCCCATCGGGTTTTGTCGTCGGTGTCGGTCACAGTTGCAATTTCCAGCCCTTTTAGTCACTGATTTCCGTTGTATGAGCCAAACCATTGAGCGTCACAATCAACTGGTTCAGAACGTCGCGCCCAATAATCACTTCGTTTATGCTTTCCCGCCCAATCGCTTCAATTCCATATAAAACCAGCGAGTTAATGTCCAGTTGCACCGAGTAAATAGTGACCGGATAACGCACACCGGACAAATCTTGTACCCATCGCTGATCCAGTTTTCGTGCTTTTATGGCCCGCAAAATGCGAAGTGGGATCTGGGTCGCATCTGAACCGGAATCTATCAACCCCCATACCGTCTGCTCCTGACCGGTTTCTGTACCGGTAATGGTCAAGTCCAGGCCGGGAAAAGCAGGGAAGTACGTGCGATCATAGGCAAAGGATGCTTTCATGCCTAATCCCTGGCCCAACGAGCAGAGTGATTCCGGTAGACGATCTCTGCTTCTTGGCGCACCTGGCGCATGAGGACAAAAACGCCGGGATACCGGGCATCAATGCGCTTGAACAGGGCAACTTTATCGGCATCTTGGTCAACCACTTTGCCGCCTAAAATGGCTACGTATTGCTCAGGATACTTCTCCCACAGATCGGGATGCAAGCGCAGAAAAGCGGCCCGTTCAGCCTCAATTTCCGCATCTGACCATTCAGATGACGAACCCCTCATGACAGTTTTAGGACGAACAACAGCTACACCACCGCGGACGACCAGTTCCAATTCGCTGGATTCGGGGAAGTAAGTTAAGGGGATGATGACCTCTTGTTGTATGACCTGAATTGGTATCACATCCATCGTTCACCTCATATATAGCTCACGTGTGACTACATTATACGGGAAAAGGGGTGGGGAGGGGAAACGGCCGTTTGGCACCCTTTCCTCTTTGAAAAACATCCTTCTGGAATTTCCCTTACATTAGCCGGGCGAGTCTGTTTATACCCAGGGTTGACCTACATAATGCCCCTAGAATGAGCGTGCAGGCAACAGCCCCGGCGACGATCAGGTTGCCCCAGAGGCCCATCGCCTTCACTTTCCAGTTGTAGAGAAAGCCCAACAACCAGACGACGGAGCTCAGACCGAAAGTCAGGAGGCCAAAGATGGGCCGCGGCCAACCCTATCAGGGCAAGAACCCGGCCCAACAGCCTTGTCTCCCAAAGCATCAAGAGACCCGCGGGTAGGGGGCGCTGCGGTGATGCGCTCCGCTTCGAGGTCAAAGTAATCGTTGGTGACGAGGGCGGAAGCGGAAAGGAAGAAGCCGGTAGTGAAGCCCAATATTAGGGCGTCAGGCGGTGGCGCTGCGCCCAGGGCGAGTAGTTGGCCGATAACGACACACATGCCCGCCGCCAGCGGCAGTTCCGGTCGCGGTATCTGAATAACACCTCGGACTTTCTTATGCAAAGGCATCGTCACCTGCCTGATTATCTCTTCCGTATTAGAGGCCATTTACGTTCTTCCACACTATAGCACAAGGCAACGGCCGTTCCATTCATGGAGAGAAATGTGATCCTGAGATGTCGGGGAATGGGATTGCTGCCAGAAAAATAACAAATCAAAGAACGTCGTTACAAAAGCGGCGAAACTCGCAATCCACGCAGCGGGCGGGTGTGTCGGGCGGGGCAGGCAGTTGTTGCGCCTGAGCAATGGCCGCCATCTGCACTAATGCTTTGTCAAGCTGACGCTGGAGATGGGCGGTGATCGGAACCGGCACAGCTTCGCGGGTGGGGATGAGGTAGAGGAAGCCGCGCCGGATGGGTTTGTCGGGATGGAGCGTTTGCAGGAGACGGCCGTAAGCCAGCACCTGCATCTTGAAATGCGCCCCCACCTTTTTGGTATCCTTGTAATCTACGGGGATTCGCTCCGTCTCCGTCTCAATAAGCATATCCAGCACGCCTGACAACTTCAGTTCTGCCGACAGCAGCGGCACGTTAAACGAGCGTTCGCCACTCGCCAGCCCATAAGTCCGCAACTGACGCCGCTTCTCCCGCTCCTCCGCCTCGACGTGGGACTGGATGCCCGCCTCCATTTTGTAGGTAACAGGCCGTACTTCCGGCAGCACCGTCTGGTAGTACAAAATGCGCGGGCAGTACACGTATTGCTTCAGGTCAATCACACGAAAGGTGAAGGGGTCTTGGTCCATAGTCTGGTAGTCCTGTAGTCTGTTATTCGCATAGTTGTGCGACGAAGCGATTTCTCTGGCTATCAGCTTCCAACTATCAACGATTCTCCATCCGATTCGCCCAATCCTTGCCACAGATGGGAATAAGCTGGATGTTGCCTTCCTGTTTGCCCAACAGGTCAGTGACTTTGCGGAAGAGTTCTTCCTGATAATTGCGCGAGATGTCGCCACAAAAGGCGCTGTACTGGATGCGATCCAGGCCGTAATCCAGGCAAGCATCGGCGATTTTGGCGCGGATACGGTCGTCCACAATGTCGTAAATGAGCAGGCAGCGCATGGGAATTTCGGATTTTTGATTTCGGATTTCGGATGGAGGATGTTCCGAAATCCCAAATCCGAAATCCGAAATCCTGAATCGTTTTACCAACTGGCGAGAAAGGGTGTGTAGGCGTCGCGCTCGTTGCGGACGTAGGTGGCGATGGTGCGGGCCTGCATCTGGATGATCGTGCGCAGGGGGTAGCGCTTGTCGGCGTATTTTTCCGGGGATTCGAGCCGCCCCAGGATTTTTTCGGCCAGGAAGCGACGGGTTTTGTCGGTGAGAAAGCCCTGTTCGTCCTGCTCGATTTTGACGCCTTTGTTGACCAGTCCCAGCACGGTGCGGTCTACGGCCGGGGCGCGAAACTCCTCGATGAAATCCAGCACCAGGCTGGGCTTGCCCGGACGGTCGGTGTGGACGTAGCCGCCGTAGGGGTCCAGTCCAGCCAGGACAACAGCGCGTTCGATCTGGCTGTAGAGGATGCCGTAGCCGTAGTTGAGGGCGCTGTTGAAGGGGTCGCGGGCGCCACGTCCTTCACGGCCGTTCCATTCCCATCCTTCCGGCAGCAGCAGCTTGATGCCGCGCCAATACTTCTGCGCGGCGCGTCCTTCGATGGAGAGCAGCGGGCCGCGCACATCGTCTATGTGGTAATGCTCGCGGGGGGCCAGAAAGTCCAGGGCGCAGAGTTCTTCCATGTGGTCGAGGATTTCCCCGACCAGCAGGTGCAATTCGTGGTGCAGGTCGGGATTGGTCTCCTTGCGATATTTGGCGGCGTACTTGAGCAGGGTGGCCTGGTTCTGGATTTTGCCACCGGCAAAGGTAAGAGCCAGGTGGATGGCACGTAGGTCGTTGTAGGCCGTCAGTTGAGCGCGGCGGGTGAGGACAGTGCCGGTAAGTCCGGCGCTGTAGAGGCTGGCATAGGGATTGCCGGTGCCGCTGAGGAAGTGGATGGGGATGCCCTGGTCGGTGCAGGCGCGGATGGCGTCGGCGGAGATGGAGACGCCGTTGTTGGCGATGGTGACGGTTTCCAGGTGGAGCAGGGGAGCCTGGGCCAGAGTTTCTTTACCCTGGGTGATTTTGAGGCGCCCCTGGTATTTACCGACGTGGCTGCCGAACTGGTCGGCGATTAGGTGTTGGACAATGGGCATAGGGAACTCCGAATGGTGAATGGTGAATGGTGAATTGTGAATTGTGAATTGGGGGTAGGGTAGCAGACGGCCGTTTGAAAAATGGAAACAGACCTCTTTGAAAATTTAATTTTGCTTGTTGCCGTACTGGCAACAACGGGCTGGCATCCTCCAGGTAAATCAAAAACCTGGAGGTTGAACGTGTTCGGAAAAAAAGACAGTAAGTTTTCAAGGTTGTGGCAAATAGGCGAAATTTTGAAGTCGTCCGAAGATAGGGTGACGCAGGCGGAATTGGCACGGCGCGTGGGTGTGACGCGGGCAACGATTCATAAAGACCTGTCCATTATTCAAGAAAAGACGGGCATTTTACCGGCAGAGGATGATGACGGCCGTTTGTATTGGTGGCAGTAGGGGCGAACATGAGCGCGCAAACGATACAAATTTCACCTCACGCTCGTCTACGCATGGCACAGCGGAATGTGTCGGACGCCCAGGTTTCGTTTATACTTACACATGGTCACGCGGTACACTGTGCCGGAGCCATTCTCGTCACCTTACGTCAAAAAGACATTCCTAAATCAGAGCGGGCAAAGGATACTTTTGCCTGTTTAGAAGGTGTAACGGTTGTGATGAATCGATCAGCGCCAGTTGTGCAAACGGTATGGCGGAATCGCCGTCATGGGCTGCGCCACATTCGCCAGAAACCCCGTTATTCCTGTTAACCATTTGGGCATTTGGGGAGAAGCAACAAACTTTCTCCGAAAATGCCCTTTTGTGTTTCCATTTTTGGCAATCTGGTCAGGTACACTGTTGCTGGAGGTTTGCTATGAGTAAAGGTTTAGCCAGAGCCGAACGATTGCGCCAATTGGAGAAGAAGTATTTGTATGGCGCGTTCAACGACGAAGAAATGGCAGCGGCGATGGGCGTTGAAAGCCGGATCACCATCTACAAAGACCGTCAGTTGTTGTTTAAGAACGGCGTGCCTTTTGTGGAGACGGAACGGGGTCGCTGGAAGATTGATCGCCAGAAGTATGTGTCGGAACTGCGGGTGAATGTGCATGAAGCGGCGATGTTGTATCTGATGGCGCGTAAAGCGGCCCGGCAGACGCACGCTCCGAATCCTCATTTGGTCAACGTCTTGCGGACTATCGCGTTGAAGCTGCACCAACCATTAATGGATCGGCTGATTACGGCGACGAATTTTATACCCCAGGCAGAGGAGGCGTTGGAAGAAACGGCCGTTCTGGAAAAAATCGTCACCTGTTGGGTCGAACAGCGCAAAGTCAGCATTCGCTATCGGGGTTTGCAGTCCCAGAAGGCGACAGTCCATCTGGTCAGTCCTTATTTGCTGGAACCGTCGTTGTGGGGCGAAGGGATTTACCTGGTGGGGTACAGCGAAAAGCTGAACCGGATTGTGCCCTTCAAGTTAAATCGCATCGAAAAAGCGGCCGACACCACACAACCCATCATTGCGTCGGACTCATTCGATGAACAAGAGTTTGTGCGCAACGTGTGGAGCATTTGGGATGGCGACGGCGAGTTGGTGACGGTGAAGCTGCGGTTTCGGGGGAAAACGGCCGTGCGCCGGG
Coding sequences:
- a CDS encoding helix-turn-helix domain-containing protein; protein product: MNDTDDKTRLIGLAEAADLYGFNRDYLTQLAKKGRLKAEKIGNMWLTTPQNMEDYIRSRAPRGVYRSDIQVDDN
- the cas4 gene encoding CRISPR-associated protein Cas4, encoding MDQDPFTFRVIDLKQYVYCPRILYYQTVLPEVRPVTYKMEAGIQSHVEAEEREKRRQLRTYGLASGERSFNVPLLSAELKLSGVLDMLIETETERIPVDYKDTKKVGAHFKMQVLAYGRLLQTLHPDKPIRRGFLYLIPTREAVPVPITAHLQRQLDKALVQMAAIAQAQQLPAPPDTPARCVDCEFRRFCNDVL
- the cas2 gene encoding CRISPR-associated endonuclease Cas2 codes for the protein MRCLLIYDIVDDRIRAKIADACLDYGLDRIQYSAFCGDISRNYQEELFRKVTDLLGKQEGNIQLIPICGKDWANRMENR
- the cas1 gene encoding CRISPR-associated endonuclease Cas1, whose protein sequence is MPIVQHLIADQFGSHVGKYQGRLKITQGKETLAQAPLLHLETVTIANNGVSISADAIRACTDQGIPIHFLSGTGNPYASLYSAGLTGTVLTRRAQLTAYNDLRAIHLALTFAGGKIQNQATLLKYAAKYRKETNPDLHHELHLLVGEILDHMEELCALDFLAPREHYHIDDVRGPLLSIEGRAAQKYWRGIKLLLPEGWEWNGREGRGARDPFNSALNYGYGILYSQIERAVVLAGLDPYGGYVHTDRPGKPSLVLDFIEEFRAPAVDRTVLGLVNKGVKIEQDEQGFLTDKTRRFLAEKILGRLESPEKYADKRYPLRTIIQMQARTIATYVRNERDAYTPFLASW
- a CDS encoding helix-turn-helix domain-containing protein, with the translated sequence METDLFENLILLVAVLATTGWHPPGKSKTWRLNVFGKKDSKFSRLWQIGEILKSSEDRVTQAELARRVGVTRATIHKDLSIIQEKTGILPAEDDDGRLYWWQ
- a CDS encoding DUF4258 domain-containing protein, with the protein product MSAQTIQISPHARLRMAQRNVSDAQVSFILTHGHAVHCAGAILVTLRQKDIPKSERAKDTFACLEGVTVVMNRSAPVVQTVWRNRRHGLRHIRQKPRYSC
- a CDS encoding WYL domain-containing protein; this translates as MSKGLARAERLRQLEKKYLYGAFNDEEMAAAMGVESRITIYKDRQLLFKNGVPFVETERGRWKIDRQKYVSELRVNVHEAAMLYLMARKAARQTHAPNPHLVNVLRTIALKLHQPLMDRLITATNFIPQAEEALEETAVLEKIVTCWVEQRKVSIRYRGLQSQKATVHLVSPYLLEPSLWGEGIYLVGYSEKLNRIVPFKLNRIEKAADTTQPIIASDSFDEQEFVRNVWSIWDGDGELVTVKLRFRGKTAVRRVLESVWHPNQAEPERLPNGDLIWSTQVAEWREMLPWIRGWGSQVEVMEPKILRREIEREVMHMADVYKLSMNQEPPEEDNDAWASLLFGDES